One genomic segment of Brassica napus cultivar Da-Ae chromosome A3, Da-Ae, whole genome shotgun sequence includes these proteins:
- the LOC106439096 gene encoding uncharacterized protein LOC106439096 isoform X1, whose translation MTMRQQDSAAEQREIAIIVDDSSSPLPPHPQGDHQVKQESTEDVPGRTHLDLSIQIPLRPVPFVSGHSSKTSLKSTSSFKSGTTSSYSPRGILRNLSLQKKVIAHPESERRSLLSPSPMETAKTPTTAGLTTSPYWKRCLSLPSRYAAKLSPVVPPQAPVGVPGEPPNKDPTYPAVPRSLSMPGRNKVIVRSISFEHHKARVSSVTSSGQNSPVPTEETDEEIPEEEAVCRICLDVFEEGNTLKMECSCKGDLRLVHEACAIKWFSTKGTRTCDVCRQEVKNLPVILLRVPTTNQPNNMRDLNQQIQSQTASAWQEFVVLVLISAVCYFFFLEQLLIRDLNTQAVYIAAPFSLMLGLLASLFAIVLAIREYIWTYAALEFALVGILVHLLYNAVRLPPIYSILFAGILGFGIAVCLNSLYLHYFAWRLRVAENSTQV comes from the exons ATGACGATGAGGCAACAAGATTCGGCAGCTGAACAAAGAGAAATCGCTATAATCGTGGACGATTCGtcttctcctcttcctcctcatccTCAG GGTGATCATCAGGTGAAACAAGAATCTACTGAAGATGTTCCGGGGAGAACCCACTTGGATCTCTCAATACAAATACCCCTTAGACCAGTTCCCTTTGTTAGCGGCCATAGCTCAAAGACCTCTCTAAAGTCCACAAGTTCATTCAAAAGCGGCACTACATCATCCTACTCACCAAGAGGAATCTTGCGTAATCTAAGCTTGCAAAAGAAAGTTATAGCTCATCCTGAAAGCGAGAGAAGATCTCTTCTATCTCCCTCTCCCATGGAAACAGCTAAAACGCCCACCACTGCTGGTTTAACAACTTCTCCTTATTGGAAAAGATGTTTGTCTCTTCCTTCTAGATATGCAGCAAAGTTGTCTCCTGTGGTACCTCCACAGGCTCCAGTTGGCGTGCCCGGTGAACCTCCTAAT AAAGATCCTACTTATCCAGCAGTTCCAAGGTCATTGTCCATGCCCGGGAGAAACAAAGTGATTGTGAGATCCATTTCTTTCGAACACCACAAAGCTCGTGTTTCCTCTGTAACAAGCTCAG GTCAAAACTCTCCCGTTCCTACAGAAGAAACCGATGAAGAAATTCCAGAAGAAGAAGCGGTGTGCAGGATCTGTCTTGACGTGTTTGAAGAAGGCAATACACTAAAAATGGAGTGCAGCTGCAAAGGTGACCTCAGACTCGTTCACGAAGCGTGTGCCATTAAATGGTTTAGCACAAAGGGGACAAGAACATGCGACGTCTGTAGACAAGAAGTCAAGAACTTACCAGTTATATTACTTCGTGTGCCTACAACTAATCAACCAAACAACATGCGTGATCTCAATCAACAGATACAGTCACAAACCGCTAG TGCTTGGCAAGAGTTTGTGGTGTTGGTTCTAATCAGCGCGGTCTgttacttcttcttcctcgagcAATTACTG ATTAGGGACTTGAACACGCAAGCTGTCTACATAGCAGCGCCGTTTTCATTAATGTTGGGCCTCTTAGCATCTCTTTTCGCCATTGTCCTAG CTATCAGAGAATACATATGGACATACGCAGCACTTGAGTTTGCTCTTGTGGGCATTTTGGTTCATCTATTATATAATGCA GTTAGACTACCTCCCATCTACTCTATACTATTTGCAGGGATTCTTGGTTTTGGGATAGCCGTGTGCTTAAACTCATTGTACCTTCATTATTTCGCTTGGCGTTTGCGTGTTGCAGAGAACTCAACTCAAGTATGA
- the LOC106439096 gene encoding uncharacterized protein LOC106439096 isoform X2 produces METAKTPTTAGLTTSPYWKRCLSLPSRYAAKLSPVVPPQAPVGVPGEPPNKDPTYPAVPRSLSMPGRNKVIVRSISFEHHKARVSSVTSSGQNSPVPTEETDEEIPEEEAVCRICLDVFEEGNTLKMECSCKGDLRLVHEACAIKWFSTKGTRTCDVCRQEVKNLPVILLRVPTTNQPNNMRDLNQQIQSQTASAWQEFVVLVLISAVCYFFFLEQLLIRDLNTQAVYIAAPFSLMLGLLASLFAIVLAIREYIWTYAALEFALVGILVHLLYNAVRLPPIYSILFAGILGFGIAVCLNSLYLHYFAWRLRVAENSTQV; encoded by the exons ATGGAAACAGCTAAAACGCCCACCACTGCTGGTTTAACAACTTCTCCTTATTGGAAAAGATGTTTGTCTCTTCCTTCTAGATATGCAGCAAAGTTGTCTCCTGTGGTACCTCCACAGGCTCCAGTTGGCGTGCCCGGTGAACCTCCTAAT AAAGATCCTACTTATCCAGCAGTTCCAAGGTCATTGTCCATGCCCGGGAGAAACAAAGTGATTGTGAGATCCATTTCTTTCGAACACCACAAAGCTCGTGTTTCCTCTGTAACAAGCTCAG GTCAAAACTCTCCCGTTCCTACAGAAGAAACCGATGAAGAAATTCCAGAAGAAGAAGCGGTGTGCAGGATCTGTCTTGACGTGTTTGAAGAAGGCAATACACTAAAAATGGAGTGCAGCTGCAAAGGTGACCTCAGACTCGTTCACGAAGCGTGTGCCATTAAATGGTTTAGCACAAAGGGGACAAGAACATGCGACGTCTGTAGACAAGAAGTCAAGAACTTACCAGTTATATTACTTCGTGTGCCTACAACTAATCAACCAAACAACATGCGTGATCTCAATCAACAGATACAGTCACAAACCGCTAG TGCTTGGCAAGAGTTTGTGGTGTTGGTTCTAATCAGCGCGGTCTgttacttcttcttcctcgagcAATTACTG ATTAGGGACTTGAACACGCAAGCTGTCTACATAGCAGCGCCGTTTTCATTAATGTTGGGCCTCTTAGCATCTCTTTTCGCCATTGTCCTAG CTATCAGAGAATACATATGGACATACGCAGCACTTGAGTTTGCTCTTGTGGGCATTTTGGTTCATCTATTATATAATGCA GTTAGACTACCTCCCATCTACTCTATACTATTTGCAGGGATTCTTGGTTTTGGGATAGCCGTGTGCTTAAACTCATTGTACCTTCATTATTTCGCTTGGCGTTTGCGTGTTGCAGAGAACTCAACTCAAGTATGA
- the LOC106439095 gene encoding uncharacterized protein LOC106439095: MNINRDEALRARELAEGLMKKSDFTGARKLALKANKMDPSLENITHMTMVCDVHCAATEKLFANELDWYGILQVELNADDTIIKKQYRRLALLLHPDKNKLPGAESAFKLIGEAQRILLDREKRTVYDTKRRAWRKPAPAASYKAQQVPRNHRAQQASVNLRNVYNDLRSHPQQKAPQAPPPPAGFSHRPTFWTSCPFCRMRYEYSRESIMKQTSCLTCKKQFTALEIPFQNVVPPAATNSCQNTYSFPQQNKAPAQNVCNERQKRPPPDGPPPTVPSGKATTTTRKRKKKNVDESSESSDSESDSEIEDNGYGDTMAAQGLGSNGGQQPRRSVRSKRQVSYKENVKDDDVDLVNEDGEGSGNNIDTEKEEELEDKKQTQEDHHTTETLPNGVNPKEKIKEDQVKVESEDSASDSEDDLCSGSEAKPNVINCDDPEFSDFDKLRAKDCFKAGQIWALYDDGEGMPRFYGLIKKATTKDFSVTYMWLEAEEDEARNLPVSVGNYELGGEEKTNSTHVFSHFVQSKIGRARRFKVFPKNGETWALFKNWNMELSSDSDSSHEYEFVEILSDHVEESAISVGFLSKVEGFKFVFCPVAKDGSETCEIPPHEFCRFSHGVPSNRLKGTEGRGVLEGWYELDPAALPVPSSQSKPGEEAADQSPPSGSAC, translated from the coding sequence ATGAATATCAACAGAGACGAGGCTCTTAGAGCCAGAGAGTTAGCAGAAGGTTTAATGAAGAAGTCTGACTTCACCGGTGCTCGTAAGCTTGCATTGAAGGCTAACAAAATGGATCCCAGCTTAGAGAACATAACTCACATGACGATGGTGTGTGATGTCCACTGCGCTGCGACGGAGAAGCTCTTTGCAAATGAGCTGGATTGGTACGGTATACTCCAAGTTGAGTTGAACGCTGATGATACCATCATCAAGAAACAGTACAGAAGGCTGGCGCTTCTTCTCCACCCTGATAAAAATAAGCTCCCAGGTGCTGAGTCTGCTTTTAAACTCATTGGTGAAGCTCAGAGGATACTTTTGGATAGAGAGAAAAGGACGGTTTATGACACTAAACGTAGAGCGTGGAGAAAGCCTGCACCTGCAGCTTCTTATAAAGCCCAGCAGGTGCCGAGGAACCACCGTGCGCAGCAGGCAAGCGTTAATTTGAGGAATGTCTATAACGACTTGAGATCGCATCCTCAGCAGAAAGCTCCTCAAGCCCCACCACCACCAGCAGGTTTCAGTCACCGTCCTACCTTTTGGACCTCTTGTCCCTTCTGCCGCATGAGGTATGAGTATAGCAGGGAATCTATCATGAAACAAACTTCTTGTCTGACTTGCAAAAAACAGTTCACTGCGTTGGAGATACCTTTCCAGAATGTAGTACCACCGGCAGCAACAAACTCATGTCAGAATACTTATTCTTTCCCACAACAGAACAAGGCTCCAGCCCAAAACGTTTGCAATGAACGGCAAAAGCGTCCTCCTCCAGATGGTCCTCCTCCCACTGTTCCCTCTGGAAAGGCAACAACAACTACTAgaaagaggaagaaaaagaatGTGGATGAATCTAGTGAAAGCTCTGACAGTGAAAGCGATAGCGAAATAGAAGATAATGGATATGGTGATACTATGGCAGCACAGGGCTTGGGTTCCAATGGAGGACAGCAGCCTCGGAGGTCAGTTAGGAGCAAGCGGCAGGTTTCCTATAAGGAGAATGTAAAGGACGATGATGTGGACTTAGTCAATGAAGATGGAGAAGGGTCCGGTAATAATATAGATACTGAAAAGGAAGAAGAGCTAGAAGACAAAAAGCAAACACAAGAGGATCACCACACTACTGAAACCTTGCCGAATGGTGTAAACCCAAAGGAGAAGATTAAAGAAGACCAGGTCAAAGTGGAAAGCGAAGATAGTGCCAGTGATTCAGAGGATGATTTGTGTTCAGGGAGTGAAGCAAAACCAAATGTTATCAACTGTGATGATCCTGAGTTCAGTGACTTTGATAAGCTGAGGGCAAAAGATTGTTTTAAAGCTGGCCAGATTTGGGCTTTATATGATGATGGAGAGGGGATGCCTAGATTCTATGGTCTCATCAAAAAAGCTACAACTAAAGATTTCTCTGTAACGTATATGTGGTTAGAGGCAGAAGAGGATGAAGCGCGAAACTTGCCTGTCTCTGTTGGTAACTACGAACTCGGTGGAGAGGAGAAGACCAATAGCACTCACGTTTTCTCTCATTTCGTCCAGAGCAAAATAGGAAGGGCCCGGCGGTTTAAGGTGTTCCCAAAGAACGGAGAAACGTGGGCACTTTTCAAGAACTGGAACATGGAGTTATCCTCTGATTCAGATTCTTCTCATGAGTATGAGTTTGTTGAGATCCTGTCTGATCATGTAGAGGAGAGTGCAATATCAGTGGGGTTCTTGTCTAAAGTGGAAGGGTTTAAGTTTGTTTTCTGTCCAGTGGCGAAGGACGGATCAGAGACTTGTGAGATTCCACCTCATGAGTTCTGTAGATTCTCACATGGGGTTCCGTCAAACAGATTGAAGGGGACAGAAGGAAGAGGAGTGTTGGAAGGCTGGTATGAGCTTGATCCAGCTGCTTTACCAGTACCTAGCTCTCAAAGTAAACCAGGAGAAGAAGCAGCAGATCAATCTCCACCTTCAGGATCTGCCTGTTGA